The genomic window TCCTCCCCCGCGTCGACCATCCGTTGTGCGAGCCGGTCGCGCAGAGCGGCGGCGGTGTCGCGGTGGCTCTCCAGCCCGGCAAGGTTGGTCAGCTCGTAGGGATCGGAGACGATGTCATAGAGCTCGGTCTCGACGTAGTCGTGGGACCCAGCGTCGTTCCAGCCGTGCGCGTCCGGTGCGGCGACGGCGTACTTCCACCGGTCGGTGCGAATGGCCCGGCCGACGTGCGACTCACTGATCTGGATCAGCACCTCCTCCGGCCAGTCGATCGCGTCGTGGCGAACGAGCGGCAGGATCGACCGGCCCTGCATCTGCTTCGGTACGTCGATGCCTGCCGCATCGAGGAGGGTCGGCGGCAGGTCGACGAGGCTGATGAGTTCGCGGATGCGTCCGCCGCCGTCGAATCCGGGACCGGTGAGCGCCATGGGAATCCGGATCGAGGCCTCATGGGCCGATCGCTTGTATTCGTTGTTGCGGGTCTTGAAGTGGCAGCCGTGATCGGTCGCATAGGCGATCACGGTGTTGTCCAGCTGCCCCAGGCTCTCTATGGCGTCGCGGAGCCGGCCGAACGCTTCGTCGACCCGGCGCACCATCCCCCAGTACCCACCGAGATGCTGCGGCGCCGTGCCACCCAACGCCGCCAGGTCCGGCGGAGTCCAGCGCCCGGCGTACCGCTCGGCGTAGCCCGTCGGCGCCGGGTAGTCGTCCCGGCTGTTCTGGTGGTGGGGCTCGATCAGCGAGACGAAGAGGAGAAACGGCCGCTCGTGCGGTGTCGCGAGATAGTCGATGGCGGCGTCGACCGTGGCGTCCGCCCGGTAGCCCGGCAGCTTGCGGAGCTGCCCGTCACCGTCGTAGAGGTGCGCGTCGTAGGCGTCGGAGATGAACTCGACGACATCGGCCGCAAGCCAGTGGTCGTAGCCGCCACGGAGCCGCTCGGGCACCGGTTCGGAGCCGGTCGCGGCTAGATGCCACTTGCCGACGTACGCCGTGTCGTACCCGCACGCGCCGAACGCCCGGGCCAGCGTCGGGGCGTCCTCGGGCAACGGAATGCCGTTGCGGTAGACACCGGTCTCCGTCGCGTACATCCCCGTCTGCAGCGCGGACCGGGCCGGGGCGCACACCGGCTGGCAGGTGAAGGCACTTCCGCAGAAGGTGCCCTCGGAAGCCATCCGGTCGAAGTTCGGCGTCAGATCCAGCGGGTTGCCGTGCACCCCGGTGGAGTCGAACCTCTGCTGATCGGTGAAGAAGACGACGACGTT from Mycobacteriales bacterium includes these protein-coding regions:
- a CDS encoding sulfatase-like hydrolase/transferase → MSQSQPNVVVFFTDQQRFDSTGVHGNPLDLTPNFDRMASEGTFCGSAFTCQPVCAPARSALQTGMYATETGVYRNGIPLPEDAPTLARAFGACGYDTAYVGKWHLAATGSEPVPERLRGGYDHWLAADVVEFISDAYDAHLYDGDGQLRKLPGYRADATVDAAIDYLATPHERPFLLFVSLIEPHHQNSRDDYPAPTGYAERYAGRWTPPDLAALGGTAPQHLGGYWGMVRRVDEAFGRLRDAIESLGQLDNTVIAYATDHGCHFKTRNNEYKRSAHEASIRIPMALTGPGFDGGGRIRELISLVDLPPTLLDAAGIDVPKQMQGRSILPLVRHDAIDWPEEVLIQISESHVGRAIRTDRWKYAVAAPDAHGWNDAGSHDYVETELYDIVSDPYELTNLAGLESHRDTAAALRDRLAQRMVDAGE